Below is a genomic region from Primulina eburnea isolate SZY01 chromosome 9, ASM2296580v1, whole genome shotgun sequence.
aaTAAACTGACGTatcttgcaactgatcaaacaaatcatcgatacgcggcagaggatatttattcttcacagtagctttgttcaattgcctataatcaatgcacattcTCAACGTtccgtctttcttcttgacaaacaatactggagctccccaaggtgacatGCTTGGTCTAATATAGCCTTTTTCCAGTAAGTCCTGTAattgctctttgagttcttttaaTTCCGCTGGAGCCAAACGGTATggtgctctcgaaataggatTTGTCCCGGACACCAACTCAATGCTAAAATCAATTTCCCTCTGGGGTGGAAATCCAGGAATttcatcaggaaatacatcgGGGAATTCCTTGACAACAGGAATATCAGAAACTTCGAATCTTTTTCCCTGAGTCGCATCAACTGTATAGATCATGAATCCTTCATTTCCTGTTGACAAAAGTCTGAACATTTCCATTGCTGACACTAATGGAATACGTGATTCTGAATCACTACCGTAAAAATTCCATTTACTGCCATAATACGGTCTGAATCTGACGACtccatggaaacaatcaacggtagctcgATAATTAGACAGAGTATCCATTCCCAGAATACAGTCGAAGTCAGACATATCTAGCTTGATGAGATTAGTAATCATAATATTGTCATCGaatctaatcacacaattcAGAATTATCTCATGAGACATCAAACATACACCGGCAGGAGTAGAAACTGACACAGTATCTATCAACGGAGTAGTAGCAATCTCATGCTCATCAACAAATACAACAGATacaaatgaatgagatgctcctgtgtcTATCAGTATACGAGCAGGATGATTAAAAATAAGGCAGATACCTGCAATAACTCCACCCGGTGCATCTTGAACTTGATCATGGGTTAAAGCATGAACTCGAGCCTGCTGTGGCCCTGGGAAACGTTGCTGAACCGGACCTCTAGGCTGAGGATAACTAGATTGCTGAAAAGACTGAGTCGGAACAAAAGGCCTAGTTGCTTGTCCTCTAAAACCTTGACCAAACTGAGGTTGCTGAGATTGTTGTCTTGCTGCATTCGGACATACTCTAGCATAATGTCCAACTTGCCCACAGATATTACAAGATCCTTGAACTCCCGTACACTGAGTACTGAAATGCTTACCACCACAACGATCACAAAA
It encodes:
- the LOC140840771 gene encoding uncharacterized protein, with product MTVVEYASQFSALLSYIPHVASSDRNKLSHFMQGLNRTICTLVVAGAPVNYADAVEKAKNVEASLLLAEPQSVHPGFPQSFGGNVPLPQPKQQSFKAKGKQFKRQTRSSSSSSGSQRGSSVGSPGGVFCDRCGGKHFSTQCTGVQGSCNICGQVGHYARVCPNAARQQSQQPQFGQGFRGQATRPFVPTQSFQQSSYPQPRGPVQQRFPGPQQARVHALTHDQVQDAPGGVIAGICLIFNHPARILIDTGASHSFVSVVFVDEHEIATTPLIDTVSVSTPAGVCLMSHEIILNCVIRFDDNIMITNLIKLDMSDFDCILGMDTLSNYRATVDCFHGVVRFRPYYGSKWNFYGSDSESRIPLVSAMEMFRLLSTGNEGFMIYTVDATQGKRFEVSDIPVVKEFPDVFPDEIPGFPPQREIDFSIELVSGTNPISRAPYRLAPAELKELKEQLQDLLEKGYIRPSMSPWGAPTLKEKLTTAPVLALPSGSGGYVVCSDASLNGLGCVLMQNGRVIAYASRQLKPHETRYPVHDLDLAAIPDLNMRQRRWMELLKDFDCEIQYQPGRMNLVADALSRKVQNAMLTSLTISKIHEHLGTSGWTYQISGDYFIVSSIQVEPQILSRIKAAQKTDPHIHRLKELSRAGQTEKFSVASDGSLRFNGRLVVPNLIDLKEAILKEA